The following DNA comes from Campylobacter concisus ATCC 51562.
ATGCAGCAGCTCGATACTAATGTAAGATTTGCTTACAACGAGAAGCTAAATTTAATGGTCGTGCAAGTAAAAGATGCTAAAACTGGCGAAGAGATAACACAACTTCCAAGCAAAGAAGCTATAAGAATAAGCGAGTATTTCAAAGAAAGTATCGGAATACTTTTTGACAAGGAGAGTTAAAAATGGCAGTAGGTAACGTAACAAATTTAGGCATCGGTACAAAAAATAGTGGTCTAAATGACGATCTTATCAAGAAATTAAAAGAAGCAGATGAAGCAGGACAGATCAAGCCTTTAACAAAAAGGCTAGAAAGAAATGACCTAAAGCAAAAAGACCTTGCAGCGCTAAAAACTCTAGTTAGCAACGTAAACGTAAGTGGCAAAACACTTGGCGGAGAGGCACTTTATCTAAAAAGAACTACAAATAACGCTGGCAAAAGCGTAACAGCCTCAGCGGCAAATGGCGTTAGCGTGCAAAATTTTAGTATCGATGTGCAAAAACTTGCTCAAAAAGATACATTTCAAAGTTCAAATTTCAAAAACGCTTCAAGCTTAGTAGGTGCGACAAATAATGGCTCTTTTGATGTTGAAATCGATGGACAAAAATTTTCTATTAGCGTAACTAGATCAACCACATATCAAGATATTGTAGACAAGATAAATGATATCAGTGGCGGTAAATTACAAGCTAGAATTTTAAATGTTGGCGGAGATAAGCCAAATCAAATCATGCTTCAATCAGGCAACACTGGTGCAACACAGACTATTAAATTTTCAAATGATACGGCTGGTGTTTTAGATAAGCTTGGCTGGGATAGTACGCAGTTTCAAGATAAAGATGCAAATGGCACTCTACTAACAAATCCTGATGGCACACCAAAGATGACATCAAATTTTGAAAAAAATAGAATTTTAAAGGCACAAGATGCGGAATTTACATATAACGGAGTAAATGTAAAAAGAAGCAAAAACACCTTCAACGACTTAAGGCCGGGAATTTCTATTACATTAAATGAAACTGGTAAAACAAACGTAAGCGTCTCTCAAGATACAAAAGAAGTAATAAAAGCGGTTGAAGAATTTATCAAAGACTACAACCTAATGACCATGAACCTTGGTATAGCTACAAAATATGACGAGGAAAAAGGAGCTGGCACTTTCCAAGGCGTTAGCGAAATTTCAAGCTTAAGATCAAACATTGGTCGTCTTGTAAATGGACAAGATAGCGAAGGCAAAGCATTAAGCAAATATGGCATAGTACCTGATAAAGACGGACAGCTTCAGCTTGATCTAAATAAGCTAAATGCAGCTCTTAGCAAAGATCCTGAAGAGATTCAGAAATTTTTCATGGGATCAAGCAAGATCGAGCCAATAAGTTATATGGGTGCATCGACTGTTAGCGCTGGAGCACTAGACATAAAAGCCGGCGATCTTACGATAAACGGCAAGTCAGTTATATTCTCAACTACTGCCACAGCCACAGCCGAAGAGAACGCACTAAAACTTCAACAAGCTATAAATGACGCTGGCATAACTGGAGTTACAGCCAGTCTTGATAAAAGTGGCAAAAGAATCGTCTTAAAAAGAAGCGATGGCGAAAATATCGAGGTAAAAGGTAAAAATTCAGCCTTAACAGCTCTAGGCATGAATGAAGCTACTATAAATCCAGTAACTAAAAAGACAGATGGGCTATTTACAAAGCTAGCTAAAATGCTTGATGGTGTCGTTGGCAAAAGTGGTACGATGGTTGCTATGCAAAATCAATTAAAAGATGAAAATGAGTCGATCACAAAAAACAAAGAGAGCACACAAAAGCTTTTAGATGAGAAATACACAACAATGCAAGAGCGTTTTATCAAGTATAACGCTATCATAGCAAGTTTAGAAAATCAGTTCTCAACACTAAAATCAATGATCGATGCAGAGATAAATAGCAGAAAATAAGAGAGAAAGATGAATCAAAGTGCATATAGTGCATACGCACAGTCTAGTTTTGGGGGCATTGAGTCCCCAACTAAATTAATAGAAATGCTTTATGACGGGATTTTAAAATTTATATTTCGTACAAAAAAGGCGATAGAAGCTGGAGATATAGAGAAAAAAGTTTATTATATTAATAGGACAAACGCTATTTTTGTTGAGCTTTTAAATTCGCTTGATTATTCTCAAGGCGACGTGGCCCACTATCTTAGCGGCCTTTATACAAGACAGATGCAGCTTCTTGCTATGGCAAATATACAAAATGATATCGCAGCCTTAAATGAAGTAACCAATGTCGTAAAGCAACTATCAGAAGCATGGAGAGAGGTAACTTCAGGTGAATAGCTGGATCAATGAGTTTAAATTAGCATTGATAAATGAAGACACGAGCAAGATAGCTACTTTGTCAGAAAATTTTAGTGAAGATATGTTTACAAGCCTAGCTTCAGCACAAGAAGCACAAGCATTAATCGGCGGTGCAATAGAGCTTTTAAAAAATAAGTCTTCGCACATCCAAAATGAGCTTATAAAACTACAAAAAGCTCAAAAATACGTAACAAACTAATCAATTTTTATAAATTTAAAGGCACGGCGTTAAGCCGAGTTCTGTCTTGAGCGATCATTTATCTACGCCTGCTTTTACAAACAAGCTCTAGCGAAGGGTTTTAATATAAGACCAAAACCATCCCTTCTTGCTGCAGGTTGGGTTTATATGGCCACGCAAGTTACCAAGCGTGCCGGTGGGCTCTTACTCCGCCGTTTCACCTTTACCGCCGAAGCGGAAGTCTACTTTCTGTTACACTATCCCTTAGGTTTCCCTAGCCATCCGTTAGATGGAACCTTGTCTTATCGCAGCTCGGACTTTCCTCTTTTGCAAAAACAAAAGCGATCGCTTACCGTGCCAGAGCGAAATTATAGCGGCTTTGGCTTAAATTTCTAGTTTTTAAAACTTTAAACTTTATGTTCTTTTATTTAAAAGGTAAATTTGCAGGCAGATAGAGTGCTTTGAGTAAATATTTAGCGTATGTTTTGTTAAAAATTTATCTCAAAGTGAAATAAATTCAGCATTATTTATAGGTCGCAAATCGTACAAGTCGCCAAATTTCTCCATTATCTCGTGCGTAGCCTCCACAAAAGGCTCGCAGCCAAAGTGTGGTACTGTGAAAAAATCCACCAAATTTAACCCTGTAAAATCACTCGTTTTCGCGCTATTTTCATCCATAAGCGTAGCATATCTAGTATCTGGTGCAGCCACGATCGCTCCCGCCGACTCGCCGATATAAATTTTACCCGCTTTGACCGCATTTTTTATAGCTTGGGCGGCGCACGATTTTCGTAGCTCATTAAGCAGATAAAATGTATTTCCACCGCTAACGTAAATGATATCGCACTGACTAATGGTAGATAAAATTTCATCTTCACAAGATGGCTCATCTTGACTAGATACTAGCGCTGCCGAATCCTTGGCGCAAGAGACGTCAAGGCGTCTTAGCCTCACGCCAAATTTTTCTAAAATCTCCACCGCTTCGTCTACATAAAAATTCACTTCTTCAAATTTTGCTGCCGTATCGATAAAAACAATATCTTTGCCTTGAAAATTTACCACTTCATCAATCTTGCTCGCAACCTCCGCAAAATAAGAGCAAAGAAAAATATTCGCCATTTCTTAAATCCCTTTAAAATATAAATTTGCAAACGCATTATATCTAAACGAGCCTAGAAACGTTCGTGTTTCGTGTCGCTCGCGTCTTGCTCCACAGATAAATTTTAGCGATTTAAGATATGGATATTGGTATAAAAATTTGATAAATTTTTCCTCAAATTTGAGCTTAAAACGACAAGGCAAAGTTTTTGCCCCGTTTTGCTCACAGCTTTTAAAAAGTGTTAGGCGAGGCGGATTTTGATTTACAAAATTTAAGAAAGTTAAGGCAAAGTCTTGCGAGATGGTTTTAAATGTTTTCTACGTCACTATGCTCTTATCTAAACAAAAGAAATAAATTTCGTCCCAAGATAAGACATGCAGCCTATCGCAGGGCGAAATTTATACTCTGCTTGCAGTTACCAGCATAGACGCAAAAATCATTTAAAAGCGCTCGCAAGACGAGTCGCCGCCCTACTCAAAGATATTTTTGTGCAAGATTTCTTCTAGCACAACAGTCGCGTAGCTTCCTTTTTGCAGCGTAAAATTTATCGTAAAGTGTGCTTTTTCTTCGTTATATTTGTAGCTCGTATCCTCCAAGTAGCACCACGCAAAGCGCCTAGATCCCGTCATTTTAGCTTTATATTCATTTGCCTGCGCAAAAATTTGATCCTCGGCTGCCCTGGCCGCACCCTGTGCCTCATATGCCTTCGCGCCCGGGATCAGCCCGCAGCTAGTGATATCTCTAGCGTCAAAGCGCGTGCCCTCCGCGTCCAAATCTTCGCACAAAAAGCACTTACCGTGCGGGTAGTGGCCCAAAACTTCGCCCTCCATCAGCTTAAAAAATCTCTTTTGCGATTTTAAATTTTTCAAATTTTCGCCTCTCAGATACGGGTAAATTTGAGCTAGCTCGGAGAGGCTAAAATCCTGCGCAAATCTCGAAATCTCCACGCGTTTGCTAAGCCAGCGATTAAAAAGATCACTTTGATATGCCGAGATCAAAAAGTCGTTTAGCTTTACGTTTTTGCTCTTTTTGCCGTTTATCGTCCCGTTTTTAAGTAGCTCCAGTCCAGTTTCAGCATTATCGCCAAATTTACCAAAACGCTGATAGCCAAAGTAGTTTGCATAGCCCATTTTATCGATACTAACAAATGCTTGCTCTAGCTTTTTGGCATTACTTGGTAGTACTTTTTTTAAGCGGATAAAAAAGCTATTTCCCTTTAGATGTCCGATGCGAAGCTTATTTTTATGCGCATTTAGGCTTAAAATTTTCATCTTTTCGTGGCTAAAGTTTGCTAGATTGCTCTCAAATTTGCGTGGCATCGAGATAAACTGCGTCGTCATGCCTTGCTTGTCCTTTAGCCCGGCATAGCCAAAGTCGCGCATCTTAGCTCCTGTAACCTCGCTTAAGACATGCAAAGCCTCCTGCGTCGTCATATCTTTTTTAGAAATTTCAACGATTAAGTGCTCACCGTCACCGCTAAACTCGTAAAGTGGTATCTCACGCACGACAAAATCATCTGAATTTTTAGAAAAATATGCCTCGATGGGTGCATGAGTGAGTGCGTAAAGTGGCTTAAAAGTGGTGGTTTCTTGCATTTTGTTTTAACCTTTTATTTGAAATTTTTGCAAAGACGTTAATCTTTGTCCGTGTTTTTGCGGCGATCCTTTTGATGGCGTTTAAATTTTTAGGACTAAAAGTAAATAAAATTTCATACTCTTCGCCACTACTAAGCTCGATTTTGCTTAGCTTTTTTGTAAAATTAGCACCCTTTTTGCTAGCCTTTAAAAGCTTAGTAAGATCGGCATTTAGCCCATCTGAGACATCCATAGAGGAGTTTATAAGATGAGCTGCTTTGTAGAAAAATTTATCTCTTAAAATAGGCTTTTTAAATCGTGAGTTTTTTGAAATTTGAGCTAGCCTTAGAAGCGAATTTAGCCCCTTTTTGCTACCTCCAAGCTCGCCAGTAAAAGCCACCAGATCTCCGTATTTTGCATTTTTCCTAAGCACAGCTTTGCCATTTAGCTCGCCAATTACACTAACGCTTATATTTAAAATTTTGCTACTTATCGTGTCGCCACCGATTATCCTTACGCCAAACTCCTCGCAAGCTCTATTTATGCCGCCACTTAGCTCTTTGATTTGCTGCGGCGAAAAATTCTTTGGCAAGCTAAGTCCAAGAAGCGCAAATTTTGGCCTAGCATTCATCACGATCGTATCTGAAAAATTTACGATCATCGCCTTATAGCCGATCTCTTCAAGGCTTAGCCAGCCATGCTTAAAGTGCGAATTTTCAGCAAAAATATCCTTGCTAAAGACCTGCTTGCCAAGCACAGCCGCATCATCGCCAATATAAGCGTTACCAAAGCATTCAATCGTGAAATTTTCTTTATCCATCGGGCCATTATAATGAAACTCCTTTTAATTTTAGGATAAAATAAGCCAAAAAAGGAGCCAAATGCAAAAAATAGAAATTTTTAGATTTAATGCAAAAAAGGATATTTTGTCGTATTTTAAACCATATTTTTTAGAAATTTTAGATTACACAAACCTTGAAGAGCTATTTTTGCATGTTAAAAAGATTGATCCCTATTTTCAGCCAACAACTGACTTTGTGAAAGTAAATGATGTTGTAGCGAACACTGCTGAACCATTAGAGAATTTATATGAGAAATTTGTAGGTGAGCTTGTGATTTCGCCACTTGATGAAAAAAGAGCGGTTTTAGATCTTGAGATAAATGATGACGACTTTTGGGAGAAATTTAAGCCATTTGAGAAATTTTGCGATCAAGCAGACAAAGAATTTTATGCGAGCTTAAAGTCATATTTTTATGCTGATTTTGTGAGAGATTATGAGCCAAATTTTATAGGTGCAGCGGCCATCATACTAGCTCATCATCTTTATAAAAAAGAAAAAAATGATGAGATCATGAGGCTTATCAACAATGAAAATGGTATTTTAATAGCTTGCAAGATTGATGATTTTATCTTTGGCGGAAGCGAAATTTATACCAAAGCGATTAGGTTTTTTAAAGAAATTTTAGGGATAAAAGAGGATGAAACCTCAAAAAATGAGCTTGAAAAGATAAAGAGTTTGGATAAATTTAAAGAGTTTAAAATAGCCGTAAGCGATAAAATCCCTGTAAATTTAGATAGATTTAGAGCAAATTTTATAAATCTAAACATCAAATTCCCTTGTGGATTTGAGCTTTTAAAAGTAAACGAAAAGCTTGCATTTGCACTTGCAAGCAAGACCATCTTTAATGCGTTTGATAGCGGAGCTGATTTTTTACTAGCTAGCAATGATGCTGAGTTTTATATGTTTGATACGCTTTCAAAAAAGCTTGAAAAATTTGCAAACAGAAGTTTGCAGGATTTTTATATTTTAAGAGTTAGCGAACTGATCGAGCTTGAAAATGGCAAAATTCCAGCAAGCCTAAAGGAGCATACGCTAAAAGTAAATCTAGTCTAAAACTAGAGAATTTATTTTTGCAAAGTTGCATTTTGCTCACTTAAGGCTTCTTCTTTTTCGTCTTCTTGCCTTATCTCATCGTACCTTGCTTTGGCATTTTCATAAACACCAGCTGGTAGGCTTATGTTTAAATCATCCCTTAAGCTCATCACATCATCACAAGCATTTTGGTAGCCAAGGTCGCAGCTTTTCATATAAT
Coding sequences within:
- the fliD gene encoding flagellar filament capping protein FliD, translated to MAVGNVTNLGIGTKNSGLNDDLIKKLKEADEAGQIKPLTKRLERNDLKQKDLAALKTLVSNVNVSGKTLGGEALYLKRTTNNAGKSVTASAANGVSVQNFSIDVQKLAQKDTFQSSNFKNASSLVGATNNGSFDVEIDGQKFSISVTRSTTYQDIVDKINDISGGKLQARILNVGGDKPNQIMLQSGNTGATQTIKFSNDTAGVLDKLGWDSTQFQDKDANGTLLTNPDGTPKMTSNFEKNRILKAQDAEFTYNGVNVKRSKNTFNDLRPGISITLNETGKTNVSVSQDTKEVIKAVEEFIKDYNLMTMNLGIATKYDEEKGAGTFQGVSEISSLRSNIGRLVNGQDSEGKALSKYGIVPDKDGQLQLDLNKLNAALSKDPEEIQKFFMGSSKIEPISYMGASTVSAGALDIKAGDLTINGKSVIFSTTATATAEENALKLQQAINDAGITGVTASLDKSGKRIVLKRSDGENIEVKGKNSALTALGMNEATINPVTKKTDGLFTKLAKMLDGVVGKSGTMVAMQNQLKDENESITKNKESTQKLLDEKYTTMQERFIKYNAIIASLENQFSTLKSMIDAEINSRK
- the fliS gene encoding flagellar export chaperone FliS, which gives rise to MNQSAYSAYAQSSFGGIESPTKLIEMLYDGILKFIFRTKKAIEAGDIEKKVYYINRTNAIFVELLNSLDYSQGDVAHYLSGLYTRQMQLLAMANIQNDIAALNEVTNVVKQLSEAWREVTSGE
- a CDS encoding Type 1 glutamine amidotransferase-like domain-containing protein yields the protein MANIFLCSYFAEVASKIDEVVNFQGKDIVFIDTAAKFEEVNFYVDEAVEILEKFGVRLRRLDVSCAKDSAALVSSQDEPSCEDEILSTISQCDIIYVSGGNTFYLLNELRKSCAAQAIKNAVKAGKIYIGESAGAIVAAPDTRYATLMDENSAKTSDFTGLNLVDFFTVPHFGCEPFVEATHEIMEKFGDLYDLRPINNAEFISL
- the truD gene encoding tRNA pseudouridine(13) synthase TruD produces the protein MQETTTFKPLYALTHAPIEAYFSKNSDDFVVREIPLYEFSGDGEHLIVEISKKDMTTQEALHVLSEVTGAKMRDFGYAGLKDKQGMTTQFISMPRKFESNLANFSHEKMKILSLNAHKNKLRIGHLKGNSFFIRLKKVLPSNAKKLEQAFVSIDKMGYANYFGYQRFGKFGDNAETGLELLKNGTINGKKSKNVKLNDFLISAYQSDLFNRWLSKRVEISRFAQDFSLSELAQIYPYLRGENLKNLKSQKRFFKLMEGEVLGHYPHGKCFLCEDLDAEGTRFDARDITSCGLIPGAKAYEAQGAARAAEDQIFAQANEYKAKMTGSRRFAWCYLEDTSYKYNEEKAHFTINFTLQKGSYATVVLEEILHKNIFE
- a CDS encoding thiamine-phosphate kinase, whose product is MDKENFTIECFGNAYIGDDAAVLGKQVFSKDIFAENSHFKHGWLSLEEIGYKAMIVNFSDTIVMNARPKFALLGLSLPKNFSPQQIKELSGGINRACEEFGVRIIGGDTISSKILNISVSVIGELNGKAVLRKNAKYGDLVAFTGELGGSKKGLNSLLRLAQISKNSRFKKPILRDKFFYKAAHLINSSMDVSDGLNADLTKLLKASKKGANFTKKLSKIELSSGEEYEILFTFSPKNLNAIKRIAAKTRTKINVFAKISNKRLKQNARNHHF